A region from the Salidesulfovibrio onnuriiensis genome encodes:
- a CDS encoding cytochrome ubiquinol oxidase subunit I — translation MDALMLSRLQFAAATAFHFIFVPLTLGLSVLIACMETAFVRTGKEVYRRMAQFWGKLFLVNFALGVVTGITLEFQFGTNWAGYSAYVGDIFGSLLAIEATAAFFLESTFIGVWHFGWNRLSPRAHMIAAWCVAGASNLSAVWIIIANGFMQNPLGYVLRNGRAELDDFMAVVTNPFAWQQFMHTILGGFCVAAFFVLGISAWHLYRKSEADFFGRSFRLGATLAVVASVLIATQGHWHGNHVAELQPAKLAAMESHWETQKGAPMYLLQIPGEDGNKLEALPIPGLLSLLAFNDPGAEVVGLNDIPEDQRPPVVITFLSFRGMVGIGTVMILLAGFAWLRRNNIENYPWFLKILPFAIPLPYLAMQFGWAVAEVGRQPWIVYGLMKTSQAVSRVTAGQVAFSLIVMSALYTLLGIAGIWLMVRIAKQGPVEGH, via the coding sequence ATGGACGCGTTGATGCTCTCGAGGCTGCAATTCGCTGCGGCCACGGCCTTCCACTTCATCTTCGTCCCGCTCACGCTCGGCCTTTCCGTGCTCATCGCCTGCATGGAAACGGCCTTTGTGCGCACGGGCAAGGAAGTGTACCGGCGTATGGCCCAGTTCTGGGGAAAGCTCTTTCTGGTCAACTTCGCCCTGGGCGTGGTCACCGGCATCACCCTGGAGTTCCAGTTCGGCACCAACTGGGCGGGCTACTCCGCCTACGTGGGGGACATCTTCGGCTCCCTGCTGGCCATCGAGGCCACGGCGGCCTTCTTTCTTGAATCCACTTTCATCGGCGTTTGGCACTTCGGCTGGAACCGCCTTTCGCCCCGGGCGCACATGATCGCGGCCTGGTGTGTGGCGGGCGCATCCAACCTGTCCGCCGTGTGGATCATCATCGCCAACGGTTTCATGCAGAACCCGCTGGGCTACGTGCTGCGCAACGGCCGCGCCGAGCTGGACGACTTCATGGCCGTGGTCACCAACCCCTTTGCCTGGCAGCAGTTCATGCACACCATCCTCGGCGGCTTCTGTGTGGCGGCCTTCTTTGTCCTGGGCATCTCGGCCTGGCACCTGTACCGCAAGAGCGAGGCCGACTTCTTTGGCCGCTCCTTCCGCCTGGGGGCCACCCTGGCCGTGGTCGCCTCGGTGCTCATCGCCACCCAGGGGCACTGGCACGGCAACCACGTGGCCGAGCTGCAGCCCGCCAAGCTGGCGGCCATGGAATCGCACTGGGAGACCCAGAAGGGCGCGCCCATGTACCTGCTCCAGATCCCGGGCGAGGACGGCAACAAGCTCGAGGCCCTGCCCATTCCCGGCCTGCTGAGCCTGCTGGCCTTCAACGATCCGGGCGCGGAGGTCGTGGGCCTCAACGACATCCCCGAGGACCAGCGTCCGCCCGTGGTCATCACCTTCCTGTCCTTCCGGGGCATGGTGGGCATCGGCACGGTCATGATCCTGCTGGCCGGATTCGCCTGGCTCAGGCGCAACAATATTGAAAACTACCCGTGGTTCCTCAAGATCCTGCCCTTTGCCATTCCCCTGCCGTACCTGGCCATGCAGTTCGGCTGGGCCGTGGCCGAGGTGGGCCGACAGCCCTGGATCGTCTACGGCCTCATGAAGACCTCCCAGGCCGTGTCCAGGGTGACCGCCGGGCAGGTGGCTTTTTCCCTGATCGTCATGAGCGCCCTGTACACGCTGCTGGGCATCGCGGGCATCTGGCTCATGGTGCGCATCGCCAAGCAGGGCCCGGTGGAAGGCCACTAA
- a CDS encoding P-II family nitrogen regulator — MKKIEIITRTFKLDDVKVALSELGVTGMTVTEVKGFGRQGGHKEVYRGAEYQVDFVPKIKIEVVVEDERVAELVREAKEAAFTGNVGDGKIFVSPVDEVIRIRTGETGDEAI, encoded by the coding sequence ATGAAGAAAATAGAAATCATAACCCGAACCTTCAAGCTGGACGACGTGAAGGTGGCCCTGAGCGAACTCGGCGTGACGGGCATGACCGTCACCGAGGTCAAGGGATTCGGCCGCCAGGGCGGCCACAAGGAAGTCTATCGGGGCGCGGAGTACCAGGTGGATTTCGTGCCCAAGATCAAGATCGAGGTCGTGGTGGAGGACGAGCGCGTGGCCGAACTGGTGCGCGAGGCCAAGGAGGCCGCCTTCACCGGCAACGTGGGCGACGGCAAGATATTCGTTTCCCCGGTGGACGAGGTCATCCGCATCCGCACCGGCGAAACCGGAGACGAAGCGATCTAG
- a CDS encoding asparaginase, giving the protein MAAISRSGEVVVFFTGGTIGMSPAPGVPGVAPGGNFDRLLNELAPQPDGISLRPVLWSDKPSPHMTPEDMFRLAKDIQTAVDEKNVLGAVVLHGTDVLVESAFMADLTVQSPKPVLLTGSMRYYSESGYDGLRNLINAVRAVLLPLPAGTGVCVLMTDRIFAAREAVKVNSLNVDAFESREAGVIGYVAGESVVLAGCPLSSEPGLKLCADRIEPNVPLLTSYTGMDSSMIDFALQNGAKGLVIEGFGAGNVPPRAVSGIERCIRAGIPVVLATRCIEGGVWPIYGYPGGGADLMNKGVINCGRLGGPKARLQLMLALGMTGDIREIRNLFE; this is encoded by the coding sequence ATGGCGGCAATTTCGCGCAGCGGCGAGGTAGTGGTTTTCTTCACGGGCGGCACCATTGGCATGAGCCCGGCCCCGGGCGTTCCGGGCGTGGCGCCCGGCGGCAATTTCGACAGGCTGCTCAACGAGCTGGCCCCCCAGCCCGACGGCATTTCCCTGCGGCCCGTGCTCTGGTCCGACAAGCCCAGCCCGCACATGACCCCCGAGGACATGTTCCGGCTGGCCAAGGACATCCAGACGGCCGTGGACGAGAAGAACGTGCTCGGCGCGGTGGTGCTGCACGGCACCGACGTGCTGGTGGAGTCCGCCTTCATGGCCGACCTCACGGTGCAGTCCCCCAAGCCCGTACTGCTCACGGGTTCCATGCGCTACTACTCCGAATCCGGCTACGACGGCCTGCGCAACCTGATCAACGCGGTGCGCGCCGTGCTCCTTCCCCTGCCCGCCGGCACCGGGGTCTGCGTGCTCATGACCGACCGCATCTTCGCGGCCCGCGAGGCCGTGAAGGTCAACTCCCTGAACGTGGACGCCTTCGAATCCCGCGAGGCCGGCGTCATCGGCTACGTGGCGGGCGAATCCGTGGTCCTGGCCGGGTGCCCGCTCTCCAGCGAGCCCGGGCTCAAGCTGTGCGCCGACCGCATCGAACCCAACGTGCCGCTTCTCACCAGCTACACGGGCATGGATTCGTCCATGATCGATTTCGCCCTGCAGAATGGGGCCAAGGGACTGGTTATCGAGGGATTCGGGGCGGGCAACGTGCCGCCCAGGGCAGTGTCCGGCATCGAGCGCTGCATCAGGGCGGGCATTCCCGTGGTCCTGGCCACCCGCTGCATCGAGGGGGGCGTCTGGCCCATCTACGGGTACCCCGGCGGCGGGGCCGACCTCATGAACAAGGGCGTCATCAACTGCGGCCGCCTGGGCGGTCCCAAGGCGCGGCTGCAGCTCATGCTCGCCCTGGGCATGACCGGCGATATCCGGGAAATCAGGAATCTATTCGAGTAG
- the cydB gene encoding cytochrome d ubiquinol oxidase subunit II yields the protein MESTHMILATVWFLLWGVLWAVYFILDGFDLGVGTLMPFLAKNEADKRMMYNTTGPFWDGNEVWLISAGGVTFAAFPLAYAQMFSGLYTALMLLLFSLILRGVSFELRSKVDSDGWKKIWDACQFLGSLLPSVLLGVAFANIFQGLPLDETGLNQANLFQLLNPYGLAGGVLFTAMFVTHGALWLAIRATGEIRERGINVATRMWPALVVLTVLFLAYSAVATQLFGNYFKNPLLFAVLFIPVGGLVLMRVYMGAAKWWFAWGASCAYIGGTALFGVIGLFPAIIPSNPNPGNSLTIMNSASSPLTLKIMLGVALVFVPIVILYQIWAYKTFAHPVKDEDMLY from the coding sequence ATGGAATCCACTCACATGATTTTGGCGACCGTCTGGTTCCTGCTCTGGGGCGTCCTCTGGGCAGTCTATTTCATCCTCGACGGTTTCGACCTCGGGGTCGGAACGCTCATGCCCTTCCTGGCCAAGAACGAGGCCGACAAGCGCATGATGTACAACACCACCGGTCCGTTTTGGGACGGCAACGAGGTCTGGCTCATCAGCGCGGGCGGCGTGACCTTCGCGGCCTTCCCCCTGGCCTATGCGCAGATGTTCAGCGGCCTGTATACCGCGCTCATGCTGCTGCTCTTTTCGCTCATCCTGCGCGGCGTCTCCTTTGAGCTGCGCTCCAAGGTGGACAGCGACGGCTGGAAAAAAATCTGGGACGCCTGCCAGTTCCTGGGCAGCCTGCTGCCCTCGGTGCTGCTGGGCGTGGCCTTCGCCAACATCTTCCAGGGCCTGCCCCTGGACGAAACCGGCCTGAACCAGGCCAACCTGTTCCAGCTGCTGAACCCCTACGGCCTGGCGGGCGGCGTGCTTTTCACGGCCATGTTCGTGACCCACGGGGCCCTGTGGCTGGCCATCCGCGCCACCGGTGAAATCCGCGAGCGCGGCATCAACGTGGCCACGAGGATGTGGCCCGCGCTGGTGGTGCTCACCGTGCTCTTCCTGGCCTATTCGGCCGTGGCCACCCAGCTCTTCGGCAACTACTTCAAGAACCCGCTGCTCTTCGCCGTGCTGTTCATCCCGGTGGGCGGCCTGGTGCTCATGCGGGTCTACATGGGAGCGGCCAAGTGGTGGTTCGCCTGGGGCGCTTCCTGCGCCTATATCGGCGGCACCGCGCTCTTCGGCGTCATCGGCCTGTTCCCGGCCATCATTCCCTCGAACCCCAATCCGGGCAACAGCCTGACCATCATGAATTCGGCCTCCAGCCCCCTGACGCTGAAGATCATGCTCGGCGTGGCCCTGGTTTTCGTGCCCATCGTCATCCTCTACCAGATATGGGCATACAAGACCTTTGCCCATCCGGTGAAGGATGAGGACATGTTGTACTAG
- a CDS encoding ammonium transporter encodes MNPVDNAFILICAALVMFMTPGLALFYGGLVRNKNVLSTVMHSFMMLGLASVLWAVVGYSLSFGSDIGGLIGGMDFAFLKGVGMGVEGSPADNLPHLTFMIFQCMFAVITPALISGAFAERMKFSGFMVFSAIWLLLVYAPMCHWVWGGGWMGEMGALDFAGGAVVHMSSGAAALACALLLGKRKGYGREPFIPHNLPMTILGAGILWFGWFGFNAGSALAADGLAANAFVTTHMATAAAALSWIVAEWVHGGKATTLGAASGAVAGLVAITPAAGFVTPMAAIVIGLIAGVLCFGGIMLKNRFGYDDALDVVGIHGLGGTFGALATGVFASIGAEGLFMGNAHQLWVQFVSVVATWGYCFIMTVVIFKAVDFIIGMRPSEEDEVRGLDVTQHSETGYQL; translated from the coding sequence ATGAATCCAGTAGATAACGCTTTCATTCTCATCTGCGCGGCCCTGGTCATGTTCATGACCCCCGGCTTGGCGCTCTTCTACGGCGGTCTTGTCAGAAACAAGAACGTCCTGTCCACCGTCATGCACAGCTTCATGATGCTGGGCCTGGCCTCGGTCCTGTGGGCCGTGGTCGGGTATTCCCTTTCCTTCGGCAGCGACATCGGCGGCCTTATCGGCGGCATGGACTTCGCCTTTCTCAAGGGCGTGGGCATGGGCGTCGAGGGCTCCCCGGCGGACAACCTGCCGCACCTGACGTTCATGATCTTCCAGTGCATGTTCGCGGTCATCACCCCGGCGCTCATTTCCGGCGCCTTTGCCGAACGCATGAAGTTCTCGGGCTTCATGGTCTTTTCCGCGATCTGGCTGCTGCTGGTCTACGCCCCCATGTGCCACTGGGTCTGGGGCGGCGGCTGGATGGGCGAAATGGGCGCGCTCGACTTCGCGGGCGGGGCCGTGGTGCACATGAGCTCGGGGGCGGCCGCCCTGGCCTGCGCCCTGCTGCTGGGCAAGCGCAAGGGCTACGGCCGCGAGCCGTTCATCCCACACAACCTGCCCATGACCATCCTGGGCGCGGGCATCCTGTGGTTCGGCTGGTTCGGCTTCAACGCCGGTTCGGCCCTGGCCGCGGATGGCCTGGCTGCCAACGCCTTCGTGACCACGCACATGGCCACGGCGGCTGCGGCGCTGAGCTGGATCGTCGCGGAATGGGTCCACGGCGGCAAGGCCACCACCCTGGGCGCGGCCTCGGGCGCCGTGGCCGGCTTGGTGGCCATCACCCCGGCTGCCGGTTTCGTCACCCCCATGGCGGCCATCGTCATCGGCCTCATTGCGGGCGTGCTCTGCTTCGGCGGCATCATGCTCAAGAACCGGTTCGGCTATGACGACGCCCTGGACGTGGTCGGCATCCACGGCCTGGGCGGGACCTTCGGCGCGCTGGCCACCGGAGTGTTCGCCAGCATCGGGGCCGAGGGGCTGTTCATGGGCAACGCCCACCAGCTCTGGGTCCAGTTCGTATCCGTGGTGGCCACCTGGGGCTACTGCTTCATCATGACCGTCGTCATTTTCAAGGCCGTGGACTTCATCATCGGCATGCGTCCCTCCGAAGAGGACGAAGTGCGCGGTCTGGACGTGACCCAGCACAGCGAAACGGGTTATCAGTTGTAA
- a CDS encoding glycosyltransferase family 4 protein → MKIAYCLPFKPLDNPRPSGDVTIAADLKAALEDLGHEVDVLPHFPAKWIYWRPWRWRAAFRALDRMVERAKNADCVLTYSSYYKVPDVFGPAIARQLGLPYFLFSASYAPKRARAVRTLAGHWLNRRAMLAADHVFCNKLPYFETAGWLLPPGKYSMVRPGFRPGEFMRDEQGREQLRRAWGARDRVVICTAAMMRAGVKAEGLRWTMDACAEIQRRGRDVLLVIAGDGPLRPDLETRAREQLSDAVLFLGAVPREDMTRFYSAGDVFAFPGLEESIGMVYLEAQSCGVPVVATNDEGAPQVVRHEHSGLISPNTPQDFTEALDRIVADGGLRTRLGSQAAEYVREEHDLRITCKPVEHIMTKIVYNG, encoded by the coding sequence ATGAAAATCGCCTATTGCCTGCCCTTCAAGCCCCTGGACAACCCGCGCCCGTCCGGGGACGTGACCATTGCCGCGGACCTCAAGGCCGCCCTGGAGGACCTGGGGCACGAGGTGGACGTGTTGCCGCACTTCCCGGCCAAGTGGATCTACTGGCGGCCCTGGCGCTGGCGCGCCGCGTTCAGGGCCCTGGACCGGATGGTCGAGCGGGCGAAAAACGCGGACTGCGTGCTGACCTACAGCTCCTACTACAAGGTGCCGGACGTGTTCGGCCCGGCCATTGCCCGGCAGCTCGGCCTTCCCTATTTCCTGTTTTCGGCCTCCTACGCCCCGAAGCGGGCCCGGGCGGTGAGGACCCTGGCCGGGCACTGGCTCAACCGCCGCGCCATGTTGGCGGCCGACCATGTCTTCTGCAACAAGCTCCCCTATTTCGAGACCGCCGGCTGGCTGCTGCCCCCGGGAAAATACAGCATGGTCAGGCCCGGGTTCCGGCCCGGGGAATTCATGCGCGACGAGCAGGGCCGCGAGCAACTGCGCCGGGCATGGGGCGCGCGGGACAGGGTCGTCATCTGCACGGCGGCCATGATGCGGGCCGGGGTCAAGGCCGAGGGATTGCGCTGGACCATGGACGCCTGCGCCGAGATCCAACGGCGGGGCCGGGATGTTTTACTGGTCATCGCCGGGGACGGGCCGCTGCGCCCCGACCTGGAAACCCGCGCCAGGGAGCAGCTTAGCGATGCGGTCCTTTTCCTGGGAGCCGTGCCGCGCGAGGACATGACCAGGTTCTACAGCGCCGGCGACGTGTTCGCCTTTCCGGGCCTGGAGGAGAGCATCGGCATGGTCTACCTGGAGGCCCAGTCCTGCGGGGTGCCCGTCGTGGCCACCAACGACGAGGGCGCGCCCCAGGTCGTCAGGCATGAGCACTCCGGTCTTATTTCCCCCAACACGCCCCAGGATTTCACCGAGGCCCTGGACCGGATTGTGGCCGACGGCGGCCTGCGCACCCGGCTGGGCTCCCAGGCCGCCGAATACGTGCGCGAGGAGCACGACCTGCGGATCACCTGCAAGCCCGTGGAACACATCATGACTAAAATCGTGTATAATGGATGA
- a CDS encoding histidine phosphatase family protein — translation METHFILMRHARTEWNQQRRIQGQTDTPLALEGIDMARNWGASPELRDIDLILTSDMLRARQTSELVNERLDVPVLEDARLREQHWGDWTGLYVADLRAMRDTVRALENQGYGFRPPNGEDRQQVFDRAAEALHDAAKAHAGKRILVTTHNGVLRVLAYKLLGMDFIPDEKRPISKDYRLHHLVCADGELAVRQLNLEF, via the coding sequence ATGGAAACACACTTCATTCTCATGCGCCATGCCCGCACCGAGTGGAACCAGCAGCGCCGCATCCAGGGCCAGACCGACACCCCGCTCGCCCTGGAGGGCATCGACATGGCCCGGAACTGGGGGGCTTCCCCGGAACTGCGCGACATCGACCTGATCCTGACCAGCGATATGCTACGGGCCAGACAGACCTCCGAACTGGTCAACGAACGCCTGGACGTGCCCGTGCTGGAGGACGCGCGCCTGCGCGAGCAGCACTGGGGCGACTGGACCGGACTGTATGTGGCGGACCTGCGGGCCATGCGCGACACGGTGCGCGCCCTGGAGAACCAGGGGTACGGGTTCAGGCCGCCCAACGGCGAGGACCGGCAGCAGGTCTTTGATCGGGCGGCCGAGGCCCTGCACGACGCCGCGAAAGCCCATGCGGGCAAGCGCATCCTGGTGACAACCCATAACGGCGTGCTGCGCGTGCTGGCCTACAAGCTCCTGGGCATGGACTTCATTCCGGACGAGAAACGGCCCATCAGCAAGGACTACCGGCTGCACCATCTGGTCTGCGCGGACGGGGAACTGGCCGTGCGCCAACTGAACCTGGAATTCTGA
- a CDS encoding glycosyltransferase family protein, with amino-acid sequence MKIVFYSQHVLGVGHLFRSLEIVRALRGHEVVFVTGGAEVDLDLPDHATRYRLPGLMMDEEFSRFIPVEPGADVDEVLARRKGLFLELMERERPDIFLVELFPFGRNKFKFELLPILENVRAGKYGACKSVCSLRDILVEKPNQARFETRVLGTLNPLFHALLVHADPGLVRLEETFPAAGDITIPVHYTGYVAPRSDPEQGRALARELGLGDAPLVVASAGGGSVGQELLHATLEASRRIGREYPHRLCLFTGPYAPETDYAALRAKAEGMDRAMVERFTDRFPAYIAAAALSVSLAGYNTTMNLLAASTFGLVMPFDQNREQRMRAERLEKMGLLTVLDPGNLNPDVVAQKMIAGLGRGPTGKSIDLDGAANTARLLRTIIS; translated from the coding sequence ATGAAAATCGTCTTCTACAGCCAGCACGTGCTCGGCGTGGGCCATCTGTTCCGCAGTCTGGAGATCGTCCGGGCGCTCAGGGGCCATGAGGTCGTTTTTGTCACGGGCGGGGCCGAGGTGGACCTGGACCTGCCGGACCACGCCACCCGCTACCGGCTGCCCGGCCTGATGATGGACGAGGAGTTCAGCCGGTTCATCCCGGTGGAGCCGGGGGCGGACGTGGACGAGGTCCTGGCGCGCCGCAAGGGGTTGTTCCTGGAGCTCATGGAGCGCGAGCGGCCCGATATTTTTCTGGTGGAGCTTTTCCCGTTCGGCCGCAACAAGTTCAAGTTCGAGCTATTGCCCATCCTGGAAAACGTGCGGGCGGGAAAATACGGCGCGTGCAAGAGCGTGTGCAGCCTGCGCGACATCCTGGTGGAAAAGCCGAATCAGGCCAGGTTCGAGACCCGGGTGCTGGGGACGCTCAATCCGCTGTTCCACGCCCTGCTGGTGCATGCCGACCCAGGGCTGGTCAGGCTCGAGGAAACCTTTCCCGCGGCCGGGGACATAACCATTCCCGTCCACTACACCGGGTATGTGGCCCCCCGGTCCGACCCGGAGCAGGGCAGGGCGCTGGCGCGGGAACTGGGACTGGGGGATGCGCCCCTGGTGGTGGCCAGCGCGGGTGGAGGCAGCGTGGGCCAGGAACTGCTGCACGCGACCCTGGAGGCCTCGCGCCGCATCGGCCGGGAGTACCCGCACCGGCTCTGCCTGTTCACCGGGCCCTATGCCCCGGAAACGGATTATGCGGCCCTGCGCGCCAAGGCGGAAGGCATGGACCGGGCCATGGTGGAACGGTTCACGGACCGCTTTCCCGCATACATCGCAGCGGCCGCCCTGTCCGTGAGCCTGGCCGGGTACAACACGACCATGAACCTGCTGGCCGCCTCCACCTTTGGGCTGGTCATGCCCTTTGACCAGAACCGCGAGCAGCGCATGCGCGCCGAACGCCTGGAGAAGATGGGCCTGCTGACCGTGCTCGATCCCGGCAATCTCAACCCGGACGTCGTGGCGCAAAAGATGATCGCCGGGCTGGGCCGGGGGCCGACAGGCAAATCCATCGACTTGGACGGCGCGGCCAACACCGCCCGGCTTCTTCGGACAATCATTTCATAG
- the glnD gene encoding [protein-PII] uridylyltransferase, which translates to MNGPATAANATQTYARARKRLLDGRRAGGLQGLPGALAHATDVYFTDRLGELGHGHDLEGVPYVLAAVGGYGRSELCPGSDIDLLLLFESRIPEQARDFIRDIVYPLWDLRLDVGHGVRTVADCVSLSREDGKVLSSLLDARPLAGDAAVLGTFTKTFRDKVLHRHTGSFAAWLRGHNLEREARYGDSGGLLEPELKNGLGGLRDAHQVMWLSAVQGRTGTSPFLPHELARLREDVRFLLRVRTALHLQARRKMDRLVFDLQPNIAETLGFLPSEHSPESAGRAVEFFLSRLHRAMNRILAMREALFREVYPDSKTVAHHDNDPATNVECGASGLRFIRPDRVRAEHVLGIFLRWARQGVPLSWQARRFVAENRDRFGAELADRPEALDMLLDIFMAGHGAAASRGLAQTGLLAAIIPEFGQVRHLVQFNDFHVHPVGRHTLECIAMIAGLLEKGGEGDEDGWAGDMARMLEHPQRLVLAAFFHDLGKLENDHCAAGAELAESVLGRFNRPEDEIREVAFLVRHHLLIPETATRRDLSDENVIARVAARAGSTNRLDMLYLLSVADSRATGPRAWNNWTASLFSELYAKARSYMTHGELAEPLRAEKLMNTWDRVRELTDGRHPAPWVERTLEAMPPRALFALDAETLVRHMDLCAELLAAVREDRMRKPSPMGGKGVNVLDARPAKAGGCFEVTIAALDRPGLFATLAGALALHNLDILSADIFTWADGIAMDVFTVAEPEGALVLDEVWARVRRSIMYALTGKLDIESRLEDKRNSLLAPRRSAPKLPPSVNIENRSSDFHTVIEVAAPDRQGLLHDLALTLNRQGLSVELARITTIGGQAADVFHVLDREGMKLTDSERIESVRQALFDRVAA; encoded by the coding sequence ATGAACGGCCCTGCAACGGCGGCAAACGCCACACAGACATACGCCCGGGCCCGCAAGAGACTGCTGGACGGCCGCCGCGCAGGCGGGTTGCAGGGATTGCCCGGCGCCCTGGCGCACGCCACGGACGTCTATTTCACCGACCGCCTCGGGGAGCTGGGGCACGGCCACGACCTGGAGGGCGTTCCCTATGTGCTGGCCGCCGTGGGCGGCTATGGCCGGAGCGAACTCTGCCCGGGTTCCGACATCGACCTGCTGCTGCTCTTCGAAAGCAGGATCCCCGAACAGGCCAGGGATTTCATCCGCGACATCGTCTACCCCCTCTGGGACCTGCGCCTGGACGTGGGCCACGGGGTGCGCACCGTGGCGGACTGCGTGTCCCTGTCCCGCGAGGACGGCAAGGTGCTGTCCTCCCTGCTGGACGCCCGCCCCCTGGCCGGGGACGCCGCCGTGCTCGGGACCTTTACCAAAACGTTCCGGGACAAGGTGCTGCACAGGCACACGGGCTCCTTTGCCGCCTGGCTCAGGGGGCACAACCTGGAGCGCGAGGCGCGGTACGGCGATTCCGGCGGCCTGCTGGAACCCGAGCTGAAAAACGGCCTGGGGGGCCTGCGCGACGCGCACCAGGTCATGTGGCTTTCCGCCGTGCAGGGCCGGACAGGGACCTCCCCGTTCCTGCCCCATGAGCTGGCCAGGCTGCGCGAGGACGTCCGCTTCCTGCTCCGCGTGCGCACGGCCCTGCATCTCCAGGCCCGACGCAAGATGGACAGACTCGTTTTCGACCTTCAGCCGAATATAGCCGAAACACTTGGCTTCCTGCCTTCCGAACACTCTCCGGAAAGCGCCGGACGGGCCGTGGAGTTCTTTCTTTCCCGCCTGCACCGGGCCATGAACCGCATCCTGGCCATGCGCGAGGCGCTCTTCCGGGAGGTCTACCCGGATTCCAAAACCGTGGCGCACCATGACAACGACCCGGCCACCAATGTGGAATGCGGGGCCTCGGGCCTGCGTTTCATCCGGCCGGACAGGGTGCGGGCCGAGCATGTGCTGGGCATATTCCTGCGCTGGGCGCGCCAGGGCGTGCCCCTGTCCTGGCAGGCCCGCCGGTTCGTCGCCGAAAACAGGGACCGCTTCGGCGCGGAGCTGGCGGACAGGCCCGAGGCCCTGGACATGCTGCTGGATATCTTCATGGCCGGGCACGGGGCCGCAGCCTCGCGCGGACTGGCCCAGACCGGGCTGCTGGCGGCCATCATCCCGGAGTTCGGACAGGTGCGCCATCTGGTGCAGTTCAACGACTTTCACGTGCACCCCGTGGGACGGCACACCCTGGAATGCATCGCCATGATCGCCGGACTTCTTGAAAAGGGCGGGGAAGGGGACGAAGACGGATGGGCCGGGGATATGGCCCGGATGCTCGAGCATCCGCAACGGCTGGTCCTGGCCGCCTTTTTCCACGACCTGGGCAAGCTGGAGAACGACCACTGCGCGGCGGGCGCGGAACTGGCCGAATCCGTGCTGGGCCGCTTCAACCGCCCCGAGGACGAAATCCGGGAGGTTGCCTTCCTGGTGCGTCACCACCTGCTCATCCCGGAGACGGCCACCCGCCGGGACCTGAGCGACGAAAACGTCATTGCCCGCGTGGCGGCCAGGGCCGGGAGCACGAACCGGCTGGACATGCTCTACCTGCTTTCCGTTGCCGACAGCAGGGCCACGGGGCCGCGCGCCTGGAACAACTGGACCGCTTCGCTCTTTTCCGAGCTCTATGCCAAGGCCCGCTCATACATGACCCATGGCGAGCTGGCCGAGCCCCTCAGGGCCGAAAAGCTCATGAACACCTGGGACCGGGTCCGGGAACTGACCGACGGCAGGCATCCCGCGCCTTGGGTGGAGCGCACGCTGGAGGCCATGCCCCCGCGCGCCCTGTTCGCCCTGGATGCGGAGACCCTGGTGCGGCACATGGACCTGTGCGCCGAGCTGCTGGCAGCCGTGCGCGAGGACCGCATGCGCAAGCCCAGCCCCATGGGCGGCAAGGGGGTCAACGTGCTGGACGCGCGCCCGGCAAAGGCCGGGGGGTGCTTCGAGGTCACCATCGCCGCCCTGGACCGGCCCGGTCTGTTCGCCACCCTGGCCGGGGCCCTGGCACTGCACAACCTGGACATCCTTTCCGCGGACATCTTCACCTGGGCCGACGGCATCGCCATGGACGTGTTCACCGTGGCCGAGCCCGAGGGCGCTCTCGTGCTGGACGAGGTCTGGGCCCGGGTGCGGCGCAGCATCATGTACGCCCTCACCGGCAAGCTGGACATCGAATCCCGGCTGGAGGACAAGCGCAACTCCCTGCTGGCCCCCAGGCGTTCCGCACCCAAGCTGCCGCCTTCCGTGAACATCGAAAACCGCTCCAGCGATTTTCACACGGTCATCGAGGTGGCCGCGCCCGACCGCCAGGGACTGCTGCACGACCTGGCCCTGACCCTGAACCGCCAGGGCCTGAGCGTGGAGCTGGCCCGCATCACCACCATCGGCGGCCAGGCCGCGGACGTCTTTCACGTGCTGGACCGCGAGGGCATGAAGCTCACCGATTCCGAACGGATCGAATCGGTGCGCCAGGCGCTTTTCGACCGGGTCGCCGCCTGA